One Nocardioidaceae bacterium SCSIO 66511 genomic window carries:
- a CDS encoding histidine kinase encodes MLVDARGHLRWLPLLPLGWLVMMLPLRASDLLYKLESLGRLTPVTVTVGLSTTLAIFALTGLIVVRRGNPRSIIAALVVLTFAPNLVLGAGWVELAGMLCGAVLLVFDSPWSWLSYAAFAVADATVHGMLNDSFAIGLADLSTNGTLGLALLAVTRLARLADETAQRRAELATARAQEEVARARHGLRADVGVRLSAIIARADTVVVRDRWADLTTIATSARKALRSAARTTAPPVVRTYPNLAESDRVEVPFGFARAILLAILTCYCLNAVSDVGLIPGGLTTTALVVHAVITPLACTLYLHHGVTRPDGTAPRWWWWTFTLQWVLVVPVAMLFPTLLGMSIALTLLLSAMVVRLPTPWSFITLGLAVTVVVPMSQMLIFGQQPSIRAEIFLYIQTVLGMTVGPLTFYAVDRLPILSRRLHETSDELAHVISTTERLRFARDVHDLLGFHLSAITMNAELAERTVTTDPERARGLVIDIRSHAEAALVDLRDIESDARLTLADEVAAARTLLEAADVRVVADGVEAQPVTFHADHVLAVVVREAVTNIVRHSTARLCSIGVRHERGSTYLHISNDGAGPITTPAGNGLRNLRERAVEAGGRLTTHLDGETFTLTAELPA; translated from the coding sequence ATGCTCGTCGACGCCAGAGGCCACCTACGATGGCTTCCGTTGCTCCCGCTCGGCTGGCTCGTCATGATGCTGCCGCTGCGCGCCAGCGATCTCCTGTACAAGCTCGAGTCCCTCGGTCGGCTGACGCCGGTGACGGTGACGGTCGGTCTGAGCACGACGCTCGCGATCTTCGCTCTCACCGGCTTGATCGTGGTGCGGCGAGGCAATCCGCGGTCAATCATCGCGGCACTGGTCGTGCTCACCTTCGCGCCGAACCTCGTCCTCGGCGCCGGCTGGGTCGAACTCGCGGGCATGCTGTGCGGCGCGGTGCTACTCGTCTTCGACTCACCGTGGTCCTGGCTGTCGTACGCCGCGTTCGCGGTCGCCGACGCGACCGTGCACGGCATGCTCAACGACTCGTTCGCGATCGGTCTCGCGGATCTCTCCACGAACGGCACCCTCGGGCTCGCCCTGCTGGCAGTGACCCGGCTCGCCCGACTCGCCGACGAGACGGCGCAGCGTCGCGCGGAGCTGGCCACCGCTCGCGCTCAGGAGGAGGTTGCCCGCGCGCGCCACGGCCTGCGAGCCGACGTCGGCGTGCGCCTGTCGGCGATCATCGCGCGAGCCGACACCGTGGTCGTGCGCGACCGATGGGCCGACCTCACGACGATCGCAACGTCCGCACGTAAGGCGCTACGCAGTGCGGCGCGTACGACTGCGCCACCGGTGGTGCGCACCTACCCGAATCTCGCCGAGAGCGACCGGGTCGAAGTGCCGTTCGGCTTCGCTCGAGCGATACTGCTCGCAATACTGACTTGCTACTGCCTCAATGCGGTCTCAGACGTCGGCCTGATCCCGGGTGGGCTCACCACGACCGCGCTGGTCGTCCACGCGGTCATCACCCCACTTGCCTGCACGTTGTACCTCCACCACGGCGTGACCCGGCCAGACGGTACGGCGCCGCGCTGGTGGTGGTGGACGTTCACCCTCCAGTGGGTTCTCGTCGTACCGGTCGCGATGCTGTTCCCGACCTTGCTGGGGATGTCGATAGCGCTGACTCTCCTGCTCTCGGCAATGGTCGTCCGACTGCCCACCCCGTGGTCGTTCATCACACTGGGGCTCGCCGTCACGGTGGTTGTACCGATGTCACAGATGCTCATCTTCGGCCAGCAGCCGAGCATTCGAGCCGAGATCTTCCTCTACATCCAGACAGTGCTCGGGATGACAGTGGGGCCGCTCACGTTCTATGCGGTCGACCGCTTGCCCATTCTGAGCCGCCGGCTGCACGAGACCTCAGACGAGCTCGCCCATGTCATCAGCACCACCGAGCGGCTTCGGTTCGCGCGCGACGTACACGACCTCCTGGGCTTCCACCTGTCGGCCATCACGATGAACGCAGAACTCGCAGAACGCACCGTCACGACCGACCCGGAGCGTGCCCGTGGGCTCGTCATCGACATCCGCAGCCATGCCGAGGCGGCGCTCGTCGATCTCCGCGACATCGAGTCAGACGCCCGGCTCACCCTCGCCGACGAGGTCGCGGCCGCACGCACCCTGCTCGAGGCGGCCGACGTACGCGTCGTCGCCGACGGCGTCGAAGCCCAACCCGTGACATTCCACGCCGACCACGTGCTCGCCGTGGTCGTACGAGAGGCAGTCACGAACATCGTTCGGCACTCGACCGCCCGCCTGTGCAGCATCGGCGTACGCCACGAGCGAGGCTCCACGTACCTTCACATCAGCAACGACGGCGCCGGTCCGATCACAACGCCGGCCGGCAACGGCCTCCGAAACTTGCGCGAGCGCGCCGTCGAGGCGGGTGGTCGACTCACCACCCACCTCGACGGCGAGACCTTCACTCTCACGGCAGAGTTGCCCGCGTAG
- a CDS encoding TetR/AcrR family transcriptional regulator — MTRDRILEPRNDRSRRTRRALLAAARELLEERGFDALTLADVATHAGVSRMTAYLHFANRGELVVALFDFNATLEGLSESMATVWASPDAVAALDEWGAHLARYHPRLMAVDRAIESARRVDDDVAALRERVVAAKLASCRRLARWLADEGRLRAEWSRRSATDMLFALISSDLIEALTVDRRWSTERLAEHLGLMFRSTFVADVGGAHE; from the coding sequence ATGACCCGAGACCGCATCCTCGAACCCCGCAACGACCGAAGTCGTCGGACGCGCCGGGCATTGTTGGCGGCGGCGCGGGAGCTGCTCGAGGAGCGCGGATTCGACGCGCTGACGCTCGCCGACGTTGCGACGCACGCGGGAGTGAGCCGGATGACGGCGTACCTGCACTTCGCGAACCGAGGTGAGCTGGTGGTCGCGCTGTTCGACTTCAACGCGACGCTCGAAGGCCTGTCGGAGTCGATGGCGACGGTCTGGGCGTCGCCCGACGCCGTTGCGGCGCTGGACGAGTGGGGCGCGCATCTGGCTCGCTACCATCCTCGGCTGATGGCGGTCGACCGCGCGATCGAGAGCGCGCGTCGGGTGGACGACGATGTCGCAGCATTGCGCGAACGAGTTGTCGCCGCGAAGCTCGCCAGCTGTCGCCGGCTCGCCCGCTGGCTTGCAGACGAGGGGCGGTTGCGAGCCGAGTGGTCTCGCCGGTCGGCCACCGACATGTTGTTCGCGCTGATCTCGTCGGACCTGATCGAGGCGCTCACGGTCGATCGTCGCTGGTCGACGGAACGGCTCGCCGAGCACCTCGGGTTGATGTTCCGGTCGACGTTCGTCGCCGACGTAGGGGGCGCACACGAATGA
- a CDS encoding ABC transporter permease gives MSAATVENAAPSMKAGSRIPLTRLIAVELRKSYDTLAGRWLLIAIGAITATAIVIFFLTADSADRTYGNFAGVTASPQAILLPVLGVLLVTSEWSQRTALVTFTLAPNRGRVLTAKIAAAVLLGVGAVLVANLFAAVFTVIGGADDAWGSGSELFEIAFAKFGIFQLIQIMWGVGFGLLLLNSAAAIVAFFAVPMVISIVSELWSAMEDIGPWVDLSTSSGALFNEDGMSSAEWQHLLVGVLIWVGIPLVLGTIRLLRSEVK, from the coding sequence ATGAGCGCCGCAACGGTCGAAAACGCCGCGCCCAGTATGAAGGCGGGCTCGCGGATCCCGCTGACCCGGCTGATCGCGGTCGAGCTGCGCAAGTCGTACGACACGCTCGCCGGTCGTTGGCTGCTGATCGCCATCGGGGCGATCACCGCGACTGCGATCGTGATCTTCTTCCTCACCGCCGACTCGGCGGATCGTACGTACGGCAACTTCGCCGGCGTGACCGCGTCGCCACAGGCGATCCTGTTGCCGGTGCTCGGCGTCCTGCTGGTCACCAGCGAGTGGTCGCAGCGCACGGCACTGGTCACGTTCACCCTCGCGCCTAACCGTGGGCGGGTACTGACGGCGAAGATTGCCGCCGCCGTACTCCTCGGCGTCGGTGCGGTCCTGGTGGCGAACCTGTTCGCCGCGGTGTTCACGGTCATCGGTGGAGCCGATGACGCCTGGGGCAGCGGCTCGGAGCTCTTCGAGATCGCGTTCGCGAAGTTCGGGATCTTCCAGTTGATCCAGATCATGTGGGGCGTCGGGTTCGGCCTGCTGCTGCTCAACTCCGCCGCTGCGATCGTCGCGTTCTTCGCGGTGCCGATGGTGATCTCGATCGTCAGCGAGCTCTGGAGCGCGATGGAAGACATCGGCCCATGGGTCGATCTCTCCACCTCGTCGGGAGCGCTGTTCAACGAGGACGGCATGTCATCCGCCGAATGGCAGCACCTGCTGGTCGGGGTGCTGATCTGGGTGGGCATCCCGCTCGTCCTCGGCACCATTCGGCTACTGCGCAGCGAGGTGAAGTAG
- a CDS encoding ATP-binding cassette domain-containing protein: MITVEGLSKSYGEFRAVDDVSFVCKPGSVTGFLGPNGAGKSTTMRIMVGLTPPTKGSATIGGVDYHAVPNPGTKVGVLLDASAQHAGRTGREILTLGAMTMGLPKSRVDQMLELVSLSDKESRRRLRNYSLGMRQRLGIAHALMGDPEVLILDEPANGLDPAGIHWMRGLLRDYANRGGTVLLSSHLLHEVEVIADELILIGNGRIVAQGTKAELLQTAGTFVRAIEPDALAAALSQAGIHATPSGDAGMRTDAEPAEVGKVAASAGVALQELRPADGAGLEEMFLQLTADSQREGAEA, translated from the coding sequence ATGATCACGGTTGAAGGTCTATCGAAGAGCTACGGAGAGTTCCGGGCCGTCGATGACGTGTCCTTCGTTTGCAAACCCGGGTCGGTCACGGGGTTCCTCGGTCCGAACGGCGCCGGCAAGTCGACGACGATGCGCATCATGGTCGGACTCACACCACCTACCAAGGGCAGTGCGACGATCGGCGGTGTCGACTACCACGCCGTGCCCAACCCGGGCACCAAGGTCGGCGTACTGCTCGACGCGTCGGCGCAGCACGCCGGTCGTACGGGCCGCGAGATCCTCACGCTCGGCGCGATGACGATGGGGCTGCCCAAGAGCCGGGTCGACCAGATGCTCGAGCTCGTCAGCCTGTCCGACAAGGAGTCGCGCCGCCGGCTCCGCAACTACTCGCTGGGCATGCGTCAGCGGCTCGGTATCGCACACGCGCTGATGGGTGACCCCGAGGTGTTGATCCTCGACGAGCCCGCGAACGGCCTCGATCCGGCCGGTATCCACTGGATGCGCGGACTTCTGCGCGACTACGCGAACCGCGGCGGCACGGTGCTGCTGTCCTCACACCTCCTGCACGAGGTCGAGGTGATCGCCGATGAGCTGATCCTGATCGGCAACGGTCGCATCGTCGCTCAGGGTACGAAGGCCGAGCTGCTGCAGACCGCGGGCACGTTCGTTCGCGCGATCGAGCCGGACGCGCTCGCCGCGGCACTGAGCCAGGCGGGTATCCACGCGACCCCGTCGGGTGACGCCGGTATGCGCACCGATGCGGAGCCTGCCGAGGTCGGCAAGGTGGCCGCCAGCGCCGGAGTCGCCCTTCAGGAGCTACGTCCCGCTGACGGCGCCGGACTCGAGGAGATGTTCCTCCAGCTCACCGCCGACAGCCAACGAGAAGGAGCAGAGGCATGA
- a CDS encoding response regulator transcription factor, with amino-acid sequence MIRVLIAEDMRILRDALGAILAAEDDIDVVGAVDTGDAIVSTARRVRPDVAVIDIGLPGIDGIDAAVELSVAVPACRTLILTGVARPANLRRSVDARLDGFMLKDAPAVELVAAIRTIASGGKVVDPQLAYVAMDAPRTPLTERETAVLQRTASGAAPREIARELHLSYGTVRNYLASAVTKLGARNRVDAVRIASEADWL; translated from the coding sequence ATGATTCGGGTGCTGATTGCCGAGGACATGCGCATCCTGCGCGACGCCCTCGGTGCGATCCTGGCCGCTGAGGACGATATCGACGTCGTCGGGGCGGTCGACACCGGCGATGCGATCGTCTCGACCGCCCGCCGCGTACGGCCCGACGTTGCTGTGATCGACATCGGGTTGCCCGGCATCGATGGCATCGACGCGGCAGTCGAGCTCAGCGTTGCTGTGCCAGCCTGTCGAACCTTGATCCTGACTGGCGTCGCTCGACCCGCGAACCTCCGCCGCAGCGTCGATGCGCGCCTCGACGGGTTCATGCTCAAGGATGCGCCGGCCGTTGAGCTTGTCGCTGCGATCCGCACGATCGCATCCGGCGGCAAGGTGGTCGATCCGCAGCTCGCGTACGTGGCTATGGACGCCCCTCGTACGCCCCTGACCGAGCGGGAGACCGCCGTGCTGCAACGCACTGCTTCCGGCGCCGCGCCGCGCGAGATCGCGCGCGAGTTGCATCTGTCGTACGGCACCGTAAGAAACTACCTCGCATCCGCGGTCACCAAGCTCGGTGCGCGCAACCGGGTCGATGCGGTGCGGATCGCGTCTGAGGCCGACTGGCTGTGA